From Azospirillum sp. TSA2s, a single genomic window includes:
- the fdhF gene encoding formate dehydrogenase subunit alpha encodes MTLIHETDYGTPARVSETLVTLEIDGRAITVPEGTSVMRAAMDAGITVPKLCATDSLEPFGSCRLCAVEIEGRRGTPASCTTPVAPGMKVHTQTDKLAKLRRGVMELYISDHPLDCLTCAANGDCELQDMAGAVGLRNVRYGFDGENHRAAAKDESNPYFTFDASKCIVCSRCVRACQETQGTFALTIDSRGFASTVSAGAKESFMDSECVSCGACVQACPTATLTEKSIIEHGQPEHSVITTCAYCGVGCSFKAEMQGTTVVRMTPWKNGGANEGHSCVKGRFAWGYATHKDRIMKPMVRERITDPWREVSWEEAIAYAAERLKAVQAKYGRGSIGGITSSRCTNEEVYVVQKMIRAAFGTNNIDTCARVCHSPTGYGLSQTFGTSAGTQDFKSVDKSDVILVIGANPTDGHPVFGSRMKKRLRAGAKLIVIDPRRIDLVRSPHVQAEHHLQLQPGTNVAVVNAIAHVIVTEGLVNRSFVEERCDPKEFAKWEAFIAEHRNSPEYLESRTGVPADQVRAAARLYATGGNAAIYYGLGVTEHSQGSSTVMAIANLAMATGNIGREGVGVNPLRGQNNVQGSCDMGSFPHELPGYRHVSDDIVRQEFEAAWGVTLDPEPGLRIPNMFDSAHDGSFRGLFVQGEDIVQSDPNTTHVTSALESLDIVIVQDLFLNETAAFAHVFFPGTSFLEKDGTFTNAERRINRVRKAMPSKVGKDEHWVACALATAMGYPMHYETTSEIMDEIARLTPTFRGVSFEKLDRVGSVQWPCTGFEDDDTGMAIMHGESFARGLGRFVVTEYVPTDERTTRMYPLVLTTGRILAHYNVGAQTRRTANVAWHPEDVLEINAVDAEVRGVKDGDMVSLASRMGATTLRAVISDRMPAGVVYTTFHHPVTGANVITTENSDWATNCPEYKVTAVQVTRSNQPSDWQVDYAKNDVERKRIAAADVLAAE; translated from the coding sequence ATGACCCTCATCCACGAGACCGACTACGGCACACCCGCCCGCGTCTCCGAGACCCTGGTGACGCTGGAGATCGACGGCCGCGCCATCACCGTTCCCGAAGGCACCTCCGTGATGCGCGCCGCAATGGACGCCGGCATCACCGTGCCGAAGCTGTGCGCCACCGACAGCCTGGAGCCCTTCGGCTCCTGCCGCCTCTGCGCGGTGGAGATCGAGGGGCGCCGCGGCACCCCGGCCTCCTGCACCACCCCCGTCGCCCCCGGCATGAAGGTCCACACCCAGACCGACAAGCTGGCCAAGCTGCGCCGCGGCGTGATGGAGCTGTACATCTCCGACCATCCGCTCGACTGCCTGACCTGCGCCGCCAACGGTGATTGCGAGTTGCAGGACATGGCCGGCGCAGTGGGCTTGCGCAACGTCCGGTACGGTTTCGACGGCGAAAACCATCGCGCCGCCGCGAAGGACGAGAGCAACCCCTACTTTACCTTCGATGCCTCCAAGTGCATCGTCTGCTCGCGCTGCGTCCGTGCCTGCCAGGAGACCCAGGGCACCTTCGCGCTGACCATCGACAGCCGCGGCTTCGCCTCCACGGTGTCGGCGGGCGCCAAGGAAAGCTTCATGGACAGCGAGTGCGTGTCCTGCGGCGCCTGCGTACAGGCCTGCCCGACCGCGACCCTGACCGAGAAGTCGATCATCGAGCACGGCCAGCCCGAGCACAGCGTCATCACCACCTGCGCCTATTGCGGCGTCGGCTGCTCCTTCAAGGCGGAGATGCAGGGCACCACGGTGGTCCGCATGACGCCGTGGAAGAATGGCGGCGCCAACGAGGGCCACTCCTGCGTCAAGGGCCGCTTCGCCTGGGGCTACGCCACCCACAAGGACCGCATCATGAAGCCCATGGTGCGCGAGCGGATCACCGACCCGTGGCGCGAGGTGTCGTGGGAGGAGGCGATCGCCTACGCTGCCGAGCGTCTGAAGGCGGTGCAGGCCAAGTACGGTCGCGGCTCCATCGGCGGCATCACCTCGTCGCGCTGCACGAACGAGGAGGTCTATGTCGTCCAGAAGATGATCCGGGCCGCCTTCGGCACCAACAACATCGACACCTGCGCCCGCGTCTGCCATTCGCCGACCGGCTACGGCCTGTCGCAGACCTTCGGCACCTCGGCGGGCACCCAGGACTTCAAGAGCGTCGACAAATCCGACGTCATCCTGGTCATCGGCGCCAACCCGACCGACGGCCACCCGGTGTTCGGTTCGCGCATGAAGAAGCGGCTGCGTGCCGGGGCCAAGCTGATCGTCATCGACCCGCGCCGCATCGATCTGGTGCGCAGCCCGCATGTTCAGGCCGAGCACCATCTCCAGCTTCAGCCCGGCACCAACGTCGCCGTGGTCAACGCCATCGCCCACGTCATCGTCACCGAGGGGCTGGTCAACCGCTCCTTCGTCGAGGAGCGCTGCGATCCCAAGGAGTTCGCAAAGTGGGAGGCGTTCATCGCCGAGCACCGCAACTCGCCGGAATATCTGGAATCGCGCACCGGCGTTCCAGCCGATCAGGTCCGCGCTGCCGCCCGTCTCTACGCCACCGGCGGCAACGCCGCGATCTATTACGGCTTGGGCGTGACCGAACACAGCCAGGGCTCCAGCACGGTGATGGCGATCGCCAACCTCGCGATGGCGACCGGCAACATCGGCCGCGAGGGTGTTGGCGTGAACCCGTTGCGCGGCCAGAACAACGTGCAGGGCTCCTGCGACATGGGCTCCTTCCCGCACGAGCTGCCGGGCTACCGCCACGTGTCGGACGACATCGTCCGCCAGGAGTTCGAGGCCGCCTGGGGCGTCACGCTGGATCCGGAACCGGGCCTGCGCATCCCCAACATGTTCGACAGCGCGCATGACGGCAGCTTCCGCGGCCTGTTCGTGCAGGGCGAGGACATCGTCCAGTCCGATCCCAACACCACCCACGTCACCTCGGCACTGGAATCGCTGGACATCGTCATCGTCCAGGACCTGTTCCTGAACGAGACGGCCGCCTTCGCCCACGTCTTCTTCCCCGGCACCTCCTTCCTGGAGAAGGACGGCACCTTCACCAACGCCGAGCGCCGCATCAACCGCGTCCGCAAGGCGATGCCGTCCAAGGTCGGCAAGGACGAGCATTGGGTCGCCTGCGCGCTGGCGACGGCGATGGGCTACCCGATGCACTACGAGACCACGTCGGAAATCATGGACGAGATCGCCCGGCTGACCCCGACCTTCCGCGGCGTCAGCTTCGAGAAGCTCGACCGCGTCGGCAGCGTGCAGTGGCCCTGCACCGGCTTCGAGGACGACGACACCGGCATGGCGATCATGCATGGCGAGAGCTTCGCCCGCGGTCTCGGCCGCTTCGTGGTCACCGAGTATGTGCCGACCGACGAGCGGACGACGCGGATGTACCCGTTGGTGCTGACCACCGGCCGCATCCTCGCCCACTACAATGTCGGTGCCCAGACCCGGCGCACCGCCAATGTGGCCTGGCATCCGGAGGACGTGCTGGAGATCAACGCGGTGGATGCCGAGGTCCGGGGCGTCAAGGATGGTGACATGGTGTCACTCGCCAGCCGCATGGGGGCGACGACGCTGCGCGCCGTCATCTCCGACCGCATGCCGGCCGGCGTCGTCTACACCACCTTCCACCACCCGGTGACCGGCGCCAACGTCATCACCACGGAAAATTCGGACTGGGCGACCAACTGCCCCGAATACAAGGTGACGGCGGTGCAGGTCACCCGCAGCAACCAGCCGTCCGACTGGCAGGTCGACTACGCGAAGAACGACGTCGAGCGCAAGCGCATCGCCGCCGCCGACGTCCTCGCCGCCGAGTAA
- a CDS encoding SMP-30/gluconolactonase/LRE family protein, whose product MTAFTCVLDARAMLGEGPVWSVDEQALYWVDIKGRALNRFDPATGANRVTQLPEEIGCVAPRKGGGFIAGLRSGLWQLDGEGRPVTRLAANPEDQGASRFNDGKTDPAGRYLAGTLDEPKAGGKAHLYRYDRRGLAVLAGGLLTSNGLAFSPDGRTLYHADTPTFTVRRYRYDPATGAISDGEIFIRLEPKDGDRGRPDGAAVDAEGCYWTALYEGGRVARFSPDGRLLSEHSLPARCPTMVAFGGPDLRTLYVTTASAGRPADELERFPQSGGLFAMAVEVPGLPVPPFDPAA is encoded by the coding sequence ATGACCGCCTTCACCTGCGTGCTCGACGCCCGTGCCATGCTGGGGGAGGGGCCGGTCTGGTCGGTGGACGAACAGGCGCTCTATTGGGTCGACATCAAGGGCCGGGCGCTGAACCGCTTCGATCCCGCCACCGGCGCCAACCGCGTCACCCAATTGCCGGAGGAGATCGGCTGCGTCGCCCCGCGCAAGGGCGGCGGCTTCATCGCCGGCCTGCGTTCCGGCCTGTGGCAGCTGGACGGGGAGGGCCGGCCGGTGACCCGTCTCGCCGCCAATCCGGAGGACCAGGGCGCCAGCCGCTTCAACGACGGCAAGACCGATCCCGCCGGCCGCTATCTCGCCGGCACGCTGGACGAGCCGAAGGCCGGCGGCAAGGCGCATCTCTACCGCTATGACCGGCGCGGGCTGGCGGTGCTGGCCGGCGGGCTGCTGACCTCCAACGGCCTCGCCTTCAGCCCGGACGGGCGGACGCTCTATCACGCCGACACGCCGACCTTCACCGTCCGCCGCTACCGCTACGACCCGGCCACCGGCGCGATCTCCGACGGCGAGATCTTCATCCGGCTGGAGCCGAAGGACGGCGACCGCGGCCGGCCGGATGGTGCTGCGGTGGATGCGGAGGGCTGCTATTGGACGGCGCTCTATGAGGGCGGGCGGGTCGCGCGCTTCTCCCCCGATGGCCGGTTGCTGTCGGAACACTCGCTGCCGGCGCGCTGCCCGACCATGGTGGCCTTCGGCGGCCCCGACCTGCGCACGCTCTACGTCACCACCGCCAGCGCCGGCCGCCCGGCCGACGAGCTGGAGCGCTTCCCGCAGTCCGGCGGCCTGTTCGCCATGGCGGTGGAGGTGCCGGGCCTGCCGGTGCCTCCCTTTGATCCGGCGGCCTGA
- a CDS encoding formate dehydrogenase subunit gamma yields MNASHPWSAERAMTIVESNRHLRGALLPILHALQEEFGYIDEQAIPLLATELNLSRADVHGVVSFYHEFRREKPGRHIVKVCRAEACQSMGANALVDHIKKRLQVDFHGTTADGAFTLEPVFCLGNCALSPAVMIDENLHGRVSPDRFDELATEARTNPTAHQQIPRAPSHSQKGHAQ; encoded by the coding sequence GTGAACGCAAGCCATCCGTGGAGCGCTGAGCGCGCCATGACGATTGTCGAAAGCAATCGGCATCTGCGCGGCGCCCTGCTGCCGATCCTTCACGCCCTGCAGGAAGAGTTCGGCTATATCGACGAACAGGCCATCCCCCTTCTGGCGACGGAGCTGAACCTCTCGCGCGCCGACGTGCATGGCGTGGTGTCCTTCTATCACGAATTCCGCCGCGAAAAACCCGGCCGCCACATCGTCAAGGTCTGCCGGGCCGAGGCCTGCCAGTCGATGGGCGCCAACGCCCTGGTCGACCACATCAAGAAGCGCCTCCAGGTCGATTTCCACGGCACCACCGCCGACGGTGCCTTCACGCTGGAACCGGTCTTCTGCCTCGGCAACTGCGCCCTGTCGCCCGCCGTCATGATCGACGAGAACCTGCACGGCCGGGTCTCCCCGGACCGCTTCGACGAACTGGCGACCGAAGCCCGGACCAACCCGACCGCCCACCAGCAGATCCCCCGCGCCCCCAGCCATTCCCAGAAGGGTCACGCGCAATGA
- a CDS encoding DEAD/DEAH box helicase, with amino-acid sequence MQELADKVWSNPAFHAAVNRLQRAWLAHDVGITQEDRPDREEVVRIVQAAAILACSKISAHREQAYRAVTSAFDLYGASELPLDQAARVVFARLINFPAMDTRPAIRDALANLPASLIGEEFVVSDRRTVICRGRPIVLTEYQYKLWRRLSAGKRVAVSAPTSAGKSFVLQNFIAKCLEKPDPIAVVYIVPTRALIAQVSADVRKLLIGDSGILDEVDVITVPIESKQPLPRRAVYVLTQERLRMMLSAHRSFYAQIIIADEAHSISEGARGVLLQWTVEDLLKRLPKAQIIFASPIIRNLDVFGRIFDVSDIITLPSGDATVAQNFIVAAFTDSEIGDLTLCYAESPFVQTPVGSVVLGYRSVTRVEKLVNLAIHFGRGASNIVYANGAGDAETIALAISSRLNRQPTPRRQALAKLVADTVHWSYALVSCVKQGVAFHYSVFAHLAG; translated from the coding sequence ATGCAAGAACTTGCTGATAAAGTCTGGTCTAATCCGGCATTTCATGCCGCAGTAAATCGTCTGCAACGAGCGTGGCTTGCACATGATGTTGGCATTACGCAGGAAGACCGCCCTGACCGTGAAGAAGTGGTCCGTATTGTGCAGGCCGCAGCAATTTTGGCGTGTTCTAAAATCTCCGCGCATCGCGAGCAAGCTTATCGCGCGGTAACATCGGCTTTTGATCTTTACGGCGCATCGGAACTTCCGCTGGATCAAGCAGCGCGCGTTGTCTTCGCACGCTTGATTAACTTTCCTGCCATGGATACGCGCCCTGCAATCCGTGACGCCTTGGCCAATTTGCCAGCCAGCCTTATTGGGGAGGAGTTCGTGGTTTCGGATCGCCGTACGGTGATCTGCCGTGGTCGACCGATAGTGCTTACTGAGTATCAGTATAAGCTCTGGCGACGCCTTTCCGCAGGGAAACGGGTAGCCGTTTCGGCGCCAACATCCGCCGGAAAGTCCTTTGTCCTTCAGAACTTCATCGCAAAATGTTTGGAGAAACCTGATCCCATTGCCGTCGTCTATATCGTCCCGACCCGCGCGCTCATTGCGCAGGTCTCCGCTGACGTTCGTAAACTTCTTATCGGTGACAGCGGAATTTTGGACGAGGTGGATGTGATCACTGTCCCAATTGAGTCGAAGCAACCTTTACCAAGGCGTGCTGTCTATGTTCTAACTCAGGAGCGATTGAGAATGATGTTGAGTGCTCATCGCTCATTTTATGCACAAATAATAATTGCGGACGAAGCGCATTCAATTAGCGAAGGCGCCCGTGGTGTGCTCCTGCAATGGACCGTCGAGGATCTTCTTAAAAGATTACCTAAAGCACAAATTATATTTGCTAGTCCAATTATTAGAAATCTGGACGTATTTGGACGTATATTTGATGTATCTGATATAATTACTTTACCAAGCGGTGATGCTACAGTTGCTCAGAATTTTATAGTTGCCGCTTTCACTGATTCGGAGATAGGCGATCTCACTTTGTGCTATGCAGAATCGCCGTTTGTACAAACTCCGGTCGGTAGCGTAGTCCTAGGCTATCGATCAGTGACGCGTGTCGAGAAACTTGTAAATCTTGCGATCCACTTTGGAAGAGGTGCGTCAAACATCGTTTATGCCAACGGTGCAGGTGATGCCGAAACTATTGCATTAGCGATTTCCAGCCGACTCAATAGGCAACCGACGCCGCGACGACAGGCATTAGCCAAGCTTGTAGCCGACACAGTGCATTGGTCATACGCACTTGTGTCGTGTGTGAAGCAGGGTGTTGCTTTTCACTATTCTGTATTTGCTCACCTGGCTGGCTGA
- a CDS encoding NADH-quinone oxidoreductase subunit NuoF, producing the protein MSGHLITVFVPRDSAALSVGADAVAAAIRAEAAKRDLPLRIVRNGSRGMLYLEPLVEVESAQGRVAYGPVTPADVPGLFDAGFLTGAEHALGHGLTEEIPYFKNQERLTFARCGIIDPLSVEDYRAHGGFRGLENALAMSQAEIVKTVTDSGLRGRGGAGFPTGIKWNTVMQAKADEKFVCCNADEGDSGTFADRMIIEGDPFCLIEGMTIAAIAVGATSGYVYMRSEYPHATATLRHAIKLAYDEGWLGDNIHGTNRTFHLDVRVGAGAYICGEETAMLESLEGKRGMVRAKPPLPALEGLFGKPTVVNNVLSLCSVPIILDKGGAYYRDFGVGRSRGTLPFQLAGNIKNGGIVEKAFGITLHELLYEYGGGTVTGRPIRAVQVGGPLGAYLPPSQFDLPKDYEAFAAQDAMVGHGGIVVFDDSVDMAQQARFAMEFCVAESCGKCTPCRIGSTRGMETLDKIIAGKNVDANLELLADLCDVMVDGSLCAMGGMTPYPVRSAVKHFPEDFRKKQHAVRVTHIAAE; encoded by the coding sequence ATGAGCGGCCATCTGATCACCGTCTTCGTCCCGCGCGACTCCGCCGCCCTGTCCGTCGGTGCCGATGCGGTCGCTGCCGCCATCCGGGCCGAAGCCGCCAAGCGCGACCTGCCGCTGCGCATCGTCCGCAACGGCTCGCGCGGCATGCTCTACCTGGAACCGCTGGTCGAGGTCGAATCCGCGCAAGGCCGCGTCGCCTACGGCCCGGTCACCCCCGCCGACGTCCCCGGCCTGTTCGACGCCGGCTTCCTGACCGGAGCTGAGCATGCCCTTGGCCACGGCCTGACCGAGGAAATCCCCTATTTCAAGAACCAGGAGCGGCTGACCTTCGCCCGCTGCGGCATCATCGACCCGCTGTCGGTCGAGGATTACCGCGCCCATGGCGGTTTCCGGGGCCTCGAGAACGCGCTGGCGATGTCCCAGGCGGAGATCGTCAAGACCGTCACCGACAGCGGCCTGCGCGGCCGCGGCGGCGCAGGCTTCCCCACCGGCATCAAGTGGAACACGGTGATGCAGGCCAAGGCGGACGAGAAGTTCGTCTGCTGCAATGCCGATGAGGGCGACAGCGGCACCTTCGCCGACCGCATGATCATCGAAGGCGACCCCTTCTGCCTGATTGAGGGGATGACCATCGCCGCCATCGCGGTGGGCGCGACCTCCGGCTATGTCTACATGCGGTCGGAATACCCGCACGCCACGGCGACCCTGCGCCATGCCATCAAGTTGGCCTACGACGAGGGCTGGCTCGGCGACAACATCCACGGTACCAACCGCACCTTCCACCTCGACGTCCGCGTCGGCGCCGGCGCCTACATCTGCGGCGAGGAAACCGCGATGCTGGAAAGCCTGGAGGGCAAGCGCGGCATGGTCCGCGCCAAGCCGCCGCTGCCGGCGCTGGAAGGCCTGTTCGGCAAGCCGACCGTGGTCAACAACGTGCTGTCGCTCTGCTCGGTGCCGATCATCCTCGACAAGGGCGGCGCGTATTACCGCGACTTCGGCGTCGGCCGGTCGCGCGGCACGCTGCCCTTCCAGCTCGCCGGCAACATCAAGAACGGCGGCATCGTCGAGAAGGCCTTCGGCATCACCCTGCACGAGCTGCTGTACGAGTATGGCGGCGGCACCGTCACCGGCCGGCCGATCCGCGCCGTGCAGGTCGGCGGTCCGCTCGGCGCCTATCTGCCGCCCTCGCAGTTCGACCTGCCGAAGGATTATGAGGCCTTCGCCGCGCAGGACGCGATGGTCGGCCACGGCGGCATCGTCGTCTTCGACGACAGCGTCGACATGGCCCAGCAGGCCCGCTTCGCCATGGAGTTCTGCGTGGCGGAATCCTGCGGCAAATGCACCCCCTGCCGCATCGGCTCGACCCGCGGGATGGAGACGCTGGACAAGATCATCGCCGGCAAGAACGTCGACGCGAACCTCGAACTGCTCGCCGACCTCTGCGACGTGATGGTGGACGGCTCGCTCTGCGCCATGGGCGGCATGACGCCCTATCCGGTGCGCAGCGCGGTGAAGCACTTCCCGGAAGACTTCCGCAAGAAGCAGCACGCCGTCCGCGTCACCCACATCGCCGCCGAATAA
- a CDS encoding LysR family transcriptional regulator, translating to MFRKFVYLLALSREKHFGRAAESCHVSQPTLSNAIRQLEEELQVPIVERGQKFEGFTPEGMKVLEYARRIVGERDNLRHELLALAQGVTGHLRLGAIPTALPAVPHVLTPFATRFPHIRSSIVSLSSREIQRGLDEFELDAAITYLDNEPLNNVRTLPLYTERYYLLARRDELPEELVAQGAVAWEKAADLRLCLLTPDMQNRRIADTAFRMTGRTVQAAMETNSIVSLYTIVRTGTCASIVPGQLLTVVPPNADIIALPLVDPELSHVVGLAYADRDPPPPLARALAVAASDADIAQRVAISIAEAMIPWRLAIR from the coding sequence ATGTTCCGCAAGTTCGTCTATCTGCTGGCTCTGTCCCGCGAAAAGCATTTCGGCCGCGCGGCGGAGAGCTGCCACGTCTCGCAGCCCACCCTCTCCAACGCCATCCGCCAGCTGGAGGAGGAGCTTCAGGTCCCCATCGTCGAGCGTGGCCAGAAGTTCGAAGGCTTCACGCCCGAGGGGATGAAGGTGCTGGAATATGCCCGCCGCATCGTCGGCGAGCGCGACAACCTGCGCCACGAGCTGCTGGCCCTGGCCCAGGGCGTCACCGGCCATCTGCGGCTCGGCGCCATCCCCACGGCTCTGCCGGCGGTGCCGCATGTGCTGACGCCCTTTGCCACGCGCTTCCCGCATATCCGCTCCAGCATCGTCTCGCTCAGCTCGCGCGAGATCCAGCGCGGCCTCGACGAGTTCGAACTCGACGCCGCCATCACCTATCTCGACAACGAACCGCTGAACAACGTCCGCACCCTGCCGCTCTACACCGAGCGCTATTACCTGCTGGCGCGGCGCGACGAGTTGCCGGAGGAGCTGGTCGCGCAAGGCGCGGTCGCCTGGGAAAAGGCCGCCGACTTGCGGCTCTGCCTGCTGACGCCCGACATGCAGAACCGCCGCATCGCCGACACCGCCTTCCGCATGACCGGGCGGACGGTGCAGGCGGCGATGGAGACCAACTCCATCGTCAGCCTCTACACCATCGTGCGCACCGGCACCTGCGCCAGCATCGTCCCCGGCCAGTTGCTGACCGTCGTCCCGCCGAATGCCGACATCATCGCCCTGCCGCTGGTCGATCCGGAGCTGAGCCACGTCGTCGGCCTCGCCTACGCCGACCGCGACCCGCCGCCGCCGCTGGCCAGGGCTCTGGCGGTGGCGGCATCCGACGCCGACATCGCCCAGCGGGTGGCGATCAGCATCGCCGAGGCGATGATCCCCTGGCGGCTGGCGATCCGCTGA
- a CDS encoding IS66 family transposase, with amino-acid sequence MTVPPRYRLSDAEKDALLIEQAALIERMAARIAELEALVGKPKKTSANSHIPPSQDGPGGKTGKAKRGRKPRPSRPGVARPLTPDPDRTERRLAEECPHCQTALLAAGQRCRHRYDHIDLPEVRPVVTRVELFGGRCGSCGRRYRAEPPAAMPPGTPFGPGIRSLLAYLHHSHHVGFERLSRLLKEVFGLSISEGAIANAFRRMGSAFDTACAAIKTKLLTAPVIASDETTTRVDGVTHWQWVFQSDEAVLHTIAPSRGRAVAADILGDHRPEVWVSDRYAGQQELGQVHQVCLAHVLRDVQYAIDCGDSVVAPKLRDHLRWAIRVGKRRPELKDSTLAAYAAKAERRLDALLGVPAAHPAGRELQRQIKAWRGKFFVFLSDRRVPPTNNVSEQEIRPSVIFRKVTNGFRSDWGPGIHAGYRSVTGTARRQGQSAWTAIRNLIDGTFVVA; translated from the coding sequence ATGACAGTTCCGCCGCGTTATCGCCTGAGCGACGCCGAGAAGGACGCCCTGCTAATCGAGCAGGCGGCGCTGATCGAGCGCATGGCCGCACGGATTGCCGAACTGGAAGCCTTGGTCGGCAAGCCGAAGAAGACCTCGGCGAACTCGCACATCCCGCCGTCCCAGGATGGCCCCGGGGGCAAGACCGGCAAGGCGAAGCGGGGGCGCAAACCGCGGCCGTCCCGTCCCGGTGTCGCGCGGCCGCTCACGCCCGACCCTGATCGCACCGAGCGCCGTCTCGCCGAGGAATGCCCGCATTGCCAAACGGCGCTGTTGGCAGCGGGACAGCGCTGCCGGCATCGCTACGACCACATTGACCTGCCCGAAGTCCGCCCGGTGGTGACGCGGGTGGAGCTGTTCGGCGGCCGCTGCGGTTCGTGTGGACGGCGCTATCGGGCTGAACCGCCCGCCGCCATGCCGCCGGGAACGCCCTTCGGCCCAGGGATCCGCTCGCTGCTGGCCTACCTGCATCACAGCCATCATGTCGGCTTCGAGCGGCTGTCGCGCCTGCTGAAGGAGGTGTTTGGGCTGAGCATCTCCGAAGGCGCCATCGCCAATGCCTTCCGCCGCATGGGGTCGGCGTTCGATACTGCCTGCGCGGCGATCAAGACCAAGCTCCTGACCGCTCCCGTCATCGCCTCGGACGAAACCACAACCCGGGTTGACGGCGTGACCCACTGGCAGTGGGTGTTCCAGTCCGATGAGGCTGTGCTGCACACCATTGCCCCCAGCCGGGGACGGGCGGTCGCCGCCGACATTCTGGGGGATCATCGACCCGAGGTGTGGGTCTCTGACCGCTACGCCGGCCAGCAGGAGCTGGGGCAAGTTCATCAGGTCTGCCTGGCCCATGTCTTACGCGACGTTCAGTACGCCATCGACTGCGGCGACAGCGTGGTGGCGCCGAAACTCCGGGATCATCTGCGCTGGGCCATCCGTGTCGGCAAGCGAAGACCGGAGTTGAAGGACAGCACGCTCGCCGCTTACGCCGCCAAGGCCGAGCGCCGCCTCGATGCGCTGCTCGGTGTCCCCGCTGCCCATCCGGCTGGCCGCGAACTGCAGCGCCAGATCAAGGCGTGGCGCGGCAAGTTCTTTGTCTTTCTCAGCGACCGCCGCGTGCCACCGACCAACAACGTCAGTGAGCAGGAAATCCGCCCGTCCGTGATCTTCCGCAAGGTGACGAACGGCTTCCGCTCCGACTGGGGGCCGGGCATCCACGCAGGCTATCGTTCCGTCACCGGAACCGCGCGCCGCCAAGGCCAGTCCGCCTGGACCGCCATCCGCAACCTCATCGACGGCACCTTCGTCGTCGCTTAA
- a CDS encoding DUF1837 domain-containing protein — protein sequence MTHVSPPRRNTGSSPHPQCAQPRAGSSRRHALSQPGEQIQSSQRTGEAGELLLYLLTEWILGAPQIIAKMSLKTSAQMPVHGSDGIHVRFDAKTRRLILYSGEAKFYSDIGQAIKSAVASIKMGSSREKMRHEIELVQRHIDFAGLGAAAQKALLRYLDPFDEAYKDRIEVVTCLIGFDFAAYADLERDDDDDLDTKFKSLAITELRHVGPAFAKALKDANLPKQRVELFLFPVPSVSMLRDHFQNQIGWIRE from the coding sequence TTGACTCACGTCAGCCCCCCACGACGCAACACCGGATCGTCACCCCACCCCCAATGCGCGCAACCCCGAGCCGGCTCGAGCCGGCGTCACGCGCTCAGCCAGCCAGGTGAGCAAATACAATCATCGCAGCGAACAGGCGAGGCCGGAGAACTGCTCCTATACCTGCTCACAGAATGGATATTGGGGGCGCCTCAAATTATTGCTAAGATGTCGCTTAAGACCAGTGCTCAGATGCCTGTTCATGGATCTGATGGCATACACGTACGTTTTGATGCTAAGACTCGCCGGTTAATATTGTACTCAGGAGAAGCTAAATTCTATAGTGATATTGGTCAGGCCATTAAGTCAGCGGTTGCATCAATCAAAATGGGCTCTAGCCGTGAGAAAATGCGGCATGAAATTGAGCTTGTCCAGAGGCATATCGATTTTGCTGGTCTCGGCGCTGCTGCGCAGAAGGCACTGCTTCGTTACCTAGATCCCTTTGATGAAGCTTACAAGGATCGCATTGAAGTCGTTACCTGTCTTATTGGCTTTGATTTTGCCGCTTATGCTGATCTCGAGAGGGACGATGATGATGACCTCGATACGAAATTCAAATCTCTAGCGATCACCGAACTTCGCCATGTAGGGCCTGCGTTCGCTAAAGCATTGAAAGACGCTAATCTACCCAAACAGAGAGTGGAGCTTTTCTTATTTCCTGTTCCTTCGGTGTCGATGTTGCGCGACCACTTCCAAAACCAAATCGGCTGGATCCGCGAATAA